The Salinispora tropica CNB-440 genome has a window encoding:
- a CDS encoding peptidoglycan D,D-transpeptidase FtsI family protein: MNAPLRRVGLVVMVLFGLLFANLNWIQAYKADDYRNSDYNGRVQVAEYERKRGNIEAGGTALAVSKATDGELEYLRTYPGGEKYAHAIGYKPVNLADTGIEEAENAFLAGTSDQLIGDRLRDLVTGDETAGANVLLTVSQQAQDVAYEQLGENRKGVTKGAAIAIDPRTGAVQALVSMPSFNPNPLASHDTDEATAAYNELQQNPDGPLKNRALGEVLPPGSTFKIVTAAAALENGVTTETKIPAGPSWTPPTSGEPIGNAAPSICPEAEVTLMNAVTESCNTGFAQLGVRLGADTLKEKARQFGFEQDDLTVGRLGEDGEPVAASRTGSMENADGSVDPAALAQSSIGQRNVRMTPLQGALIAATVANDGSQMRPYLVSQILGADRTTNYYTAEPSELRQPVSDQVAADLREMMESVVQNGTGRNARISGYTVGGKTGTAQAGPNTPPHGWFIGFALDKDGNPVSAVCVLLEEAGDGGSAEAARIGGQIMRAAIASPGSR; this comes from the coding sequence GTGAACGCACCACTGCGTCGGGTGGGTCTCGTCGTGATGGTCCTGTTCGGGCTTCTTTTCGCGAACCTGAACTGGATTCAGGCCTACAAGGCCGACGACTACCGCAACAGTGACTACAACGGCCGGGTCCAGGTCGCCGAATATGAGCGCAAGCGCGGCAACATCGAGGCCGGTGGTACGGCGCTCGCGGTCAGCAAGGCGACCGACGGGGAGCTGGAGTACCTGCGCACCTACCCGGGCGGGGAGAAGTACGCCCACGCGATCGGCTACAAGCCGGTCAACCTGGCCGACACCGGCATCGAGGAGGCGGAGAACGCCTTCCTGGCCGGCACCAGCGATCAGCTGATCGGTGACCGGCTGCGGGACCTGGTCACCGGCGACGAGACCGCTGGCGCGAATGTCCTGCTCACCGTCTCCCAGCAGGCGCAGGACGTCGCGTACGAGCAGCTGGGGGAGAATCGCAAGGGGGTCACCAAGGGTGCGGCCATCGCGATCGACCCGCGTACCGGGGCGGTGCAGGCGCTGGTCTCCATGCCGAGCTTCAACCCGAACCCGTTGGCCAGCCACGACACCGACGAGGCCACGGCGGCCTACAACGAGTTACAGCAGAACCCGGATGGGCCGCTGAAGAACCGGGCGCTCGGCGAGGTGCTCCCGCCGGGCTCCACCTTCAAGATCGTGACGGCTGCCGCCGCGCTGGAGAACGGTGTCACGACGGAGACGAAGATCCCTGCTGGGCCCAGCTGGACCCCGCCGACCTCCGGCGAGCCGATCGGGAACGCGGCCCCCTCCATCTGCCCGGAGGCAGAGGTCACCCTGATGAACGCGGTGACCGAGTCATGTAACACCGGCTTCGCCCAGCTCGGTGTGCGCCTCGGCGCGGACACCCTCAAGGAGAAGGCACGGCAGTTCGGTTTCGAGCAGGACGACCTGACCGTCGGCCGGCTCGGTGAGGACGGCGAACCGGTCGCGGCCAGTCGGACCGGCAGCATGGAGAACGCCGACGGCAGCGTTGACCCGGCTGCCCTCGCCCAGTCCTCCATCGGCCAGCGAAATGTGCGGATGACCCCGCTCCAGGGCGCCCTGATCGCCGCCACCGTCGCCAACGATGGCAGCCAGATGCGGCCGTACCTGGTCAGTCAGATCCTCGGCGCTGATCGCACCACCAACTACTACACCGCCGAGCCCAGCGAGTTGCGCCAGCCGGTCAGTGACCAGGTCGCCGCCGACCTGCGGGAGATGATGGAGAGTGTCGTCCAGAACGGCACCGGCCGCAACGCCCGGATCAGCGGCTACACCGTCGGCGGCAAGACCGGCACGGCACAGGCTGGCCCGAACACGCCCCCCCACGGCTGGTTCATCGGCTTCGCGCTCGACAAGGACGGCAACCCGGTCTCCGCGGTCTGTGTCCTGCTGGAGGAGGCCGGCGACGGGGGCAGCGCCGAGGCCGCCCGGATCGGCGGGCAGATCATGCGGGCGGCGATCGCCTCTCCGGGGAGCCGCTGA
- a CDS encoding serine/threonine-protein kinase: protein MLSSGVKLGNRYRLDERIASGGMGDVWRGTDEVLGRTVAVKSLLPALLDDPDFAERFRGEARTMATINHPGVVDIYDFGSDQQIAFLVMEYVEGDALSATLNRVGRLTSARTMALVAQAADALHAAHLEGIVHRDVKPGNLLVRPNGTLVLTDFGIARSDLVAQLTAAGSVLGTASYISPEQATGAVATPSSDVYALGVVAYQCLSGRRPFEGDNPLDIALRHVRDTPRALPADIPSQVRAVVERAMAKDPADRWPSAAALAGVTRQLKAQLSQAARSVGQASPVSAVPGRVSPVSAAPASPAPGRASVVSAVPVAPGRARVPSPATALPPQVSRSPVAPQPFHPPAPRPQAGWSPVAAVPPASARPGRPPMSAPPPRPSRFGRGLLILLLAVLVVTCFGMVSSVWHEAYTGSSGRPVQSTGMSGELRHDGRDDSDRTSYRQLQLPSTGDDETTTSEGRQTR, encoded by the coding sequence ATGCTCAGTTCCGGGGTGAAGCTCGGCAACCGTTACCGGCTCGACGAGCGGATCGCCAGCGGCGGCATGGGCGACGTCTGGCGCGGCACCGACGAGGTGCTCGGCCGGACGGTCGCCGTGAAGAGTCTCCTGCCGGCCCTGCTCGACGATCCTGACTTCGCCGAGCGGTTCCGGGGCGAGGCGCGCACGATGGCGACCATCAACCACCCCGGTGTCGTTGACATCTACGACTTCGGCAGTGATCAGCAGATCGCCTTCCTCGTGATGGAGTACGTGGAGGGCGATGCGCTCTCGGCCACCCTGAACCGGGTCGGCCGGCTCACCTCCGCCCGAACGATGGCCCTGGTCGCCCAGGCCGCCGACGCGTTGCACGCCGCCCACCTGGAGGGCATCGTGCACCGAGACGTGAAGCCCGGGAACCTCCTCGTCCGGCCGAACGGCACCCTGGTTCTCACCGACTTCGGTATCGCCCGATCCGACCTGGTGGCCCAGCTCACCGCCGCCGGCTCGGTGCTCGGCACCGCCTCGTACATCTCACCGGAGCAGGCGACCGGTGCGGTCGCCACCCCTTCCTCGGACGTGTACGCCCTCGGCGTGGTCGCCTACCAGTGCCTCTCCGGCCGACGGCCGTTCGAGGGCGACAACCCACTCGATATCGCCCTGCGGCATGTCCGGGATACGCCTCGGGCGTTGCCTGCCGACATTCCATCGCAGGTGCGGGCGGTGGTCGAGCGGGCTATGGCGAAGGACCCGGCGGACCGCTGGCCGAGCGCGGCGGCGTTGGCCGGGGTGACCCGACAACTGAAGGCCCAGCTCTCCCAGGCCGCCCGGTCGGTTGGACAGGCCAGTCCGGTTTCGGCGGTGCCGGGTCGGGTCAGTCCGGTCTCGGCGGCGCCGGCCTCGCCGGCGCCCGGCCGGGCCAGCGTGGTCTCGGCGGTGCCCGTCGCGCCGGGTCGGGCCAGGGTGCCTTCACCGGCCACTGCCCTTCCACCACAGGTTTCCCGCTCGCCGGTGGCGCCGCAGCCCTTCCATCCGCCGGCCCCGCGACCGCAGGCCGGGTGGTCCCCGGTCGCCGCCGTGCCGCCGGCGTCAGCGCGACCCGGGCGCCCCCCGATGTCGGCTCCGCCGCCCCGCCCGTCCCGGTTCGGAAGAGGACTCCTCATCCTCCTCTTGGCCGTTCTGGTCGTGACCTGCTTTGGCATGGTTTCCTCCGTTTGGCACGAGGCGTATACCGGGTCCTCCGGCCGGCCGGTGCAGTCGACGGGAATGTCCGGCGAACTCCGGCATGACGGGCGCGACGATTCAGACCGAACGTCGTACCGTCAATTGCAACTGCCCTCGACGGGCGACGACGAGACGACGACGAGCGAAGGACGACAGACGCGATGA
- the pknB gene encoding Stk1 family PASTA domain-containing Ser/Thr kinase: MTAQARLLGGRYQVGELIGYGGMAEVHRGRDLRLGRDVAIKMLRADLARDATFQMRFRREAQNAASLNHPAIVAVYDTGEEQAPTGETLPFIVMEFVGGRTLKEVLGGEGRFQPRRALEICADMCAALEFSHRHQIIHRDIKPGNVMLTQTGQVKVMDFGIARALASGATTMTQTSAVIGTAQYLSPEQARGESVDARSDVYAAGCVLFELLCGHPPFVGDSPVSVAYQHVREAPPTPSDLNPEVPPAVDAIILKALSKNPLNRYQSAGEMRADLLRAAAGRPVMATPVLREEETTQLAPAGAGYPAGAPGPRTQQIPARVGDPRRRRASSWLIATFAALGVLAVVALVVAELMSSPPEEKASVPRVTGLTEAEAIDKIEQANLAAEAGPAIRDNDCNKGEVTNQDPSPGEELNPADVVTVFICAGPATVTIPDTLVGSTFDNAKRQLENAGFEVDREEVDDAAPKNTVLGVTPDEGSQAAEGEVVTLTVSKGNIGTVPNVVNSYVDDAERELEDAGYEVNIKEGQPVPPGEQGRVTNQNPSPNTPLRKGKTVTITVTVLEEPTDSPTPEPSESPTSEPPDEPPDNGGEGGGGGGLPLPTTPPARLPTR; this comes from the coding sequence ATGACAGCGCAGGCCCGCCTGCTCGGTGGCCGCTACCAGGTCGGCGAGCTTATCGGCTACGGCGGCATGGCCGAGGTGCATCGCGGTCGTGACCTGCGACTGGGTCGGGATGTTGCGATCAAGATGCTCCGGGCCGATCTGGCCCGGGACGCCACCTTCCAGATGCGGTTCCGACGGGAGGCGCAGAACGCCGCCTCCCTCAACCACCCGGCCATCGTCGCCGTCTACGACACCGGCGAGGAGCAGGCACCGACCGGTGAGACCCTGCCGTTCATCGTCATGGAGTTCGTCGGCGGACGGACCCTGAAGGAGGTGCTGGGCGGCGAGGGGCGGTTCCAGCCGCGCCGAGCGCTGGAAATCTGCGCCGACATGTGCGCGGCGCTGGAGTTCAGCCACCGGCACCAAATCATCCACCGGGACATCAAGCCCGGCAACGTCATGCTCACCCAGACCGGCCAGGTCAAGGTGATGGACTTCGGGATCGCCCGGGCGTTGGCCAGCGGTGCGACCACGATGACGCAGACCAGCGCCGTGATCGGCACCGCCCAGTACCTCTCACCCGAGCAGGCCCGCGGCGAGTCGGTGGACGCCCGCTCGGATGTCTACGCCGCCGGCTGTGTGCTCTTCGAGTTGCTCTGCGGGCACCCGCCGTTCGTTGGGGACAGCCCGGTCAGCGTCGCGTACCAGCATGTCCGGGAGGCACCACCGACGCCCAGCGACCTCAACCCGGAGGTCCCCCCGGCCGTCGACGCGATCATCCTCAAGGCACTGTCGAAGAACCCGCTCAACCGCTACCAGAGCGCCGGCGAGATGCGGGCGGATCTGCTGCGTGCCGCTGCTGGACGGCCGGTCATGGCGACCCCGGTCCTGCGGGAGGAGGAGACCACCCAACTCGCCCCGGCCGGCGCCGGATACCCGGCCGGTGCGCCCGGTCCGCGTACCCAACAGATTCCGGCCCGGGTTGGCGACCCACGCCGGCGCCGGGCGTCGTCGTGGCTGATCGCCACCTTCGCCGCGCTCGGCGTACTCGCGGTGGTCGCGCTGGTGGTCGCCGAGCTCATGTCCTCGCCACCCGAAGAGAAGGCATCGGTCCCGCGGGTGACCGGGCTGACGGAGGCTGAGGCGATCGACAAGATCGAGCAGGCCAACCTGGCGGCGGAAGCCGGCCCGGCGATCCGCGACAACGACTGCAACAAGGGGGAGGTGACCAACCAGGATCCAAGCCCGGGCGAAGAGCTGAATCCGGCCGACGTCGTCACGGTCTTCATCTGTGCGGGGCCGGCGACGGTGACGATCCCGGACACCCTGGTCGGTTCCACCTTCGACAACGCGAAGCGGCAGCTGGAGAACGCGGGCTTCGAGGTCGATCGGGAGGAGGTCGACGACGCGGCGCCGAAGAACACCGTCCTAGGGGTGACGCCGGATGAGGGCAGCCAGGCGGCGGAGGGGGAGGTGGTCACGTTGACCGTCTCCAAGGGCAACATCGGCACCGTACCGAACGTCGTGAACTCCTACGTCGACGATGCCGAGAGGGAGCTCGAGGACGCCGGCTACGAGGTCAACATCAAGGAGGGCCAGCCGGTGCCGCCGGGCGAGCAGGGCCGGGTGACGAACCAGAACCCAAGCCCGAACACCCCGCTGCGGAAGGGCAAGACGGTGACCATCACCGTGACGGTGCTCGAGGAGCCGACCGACTCCCCGACGCCGGAGCCGAGCGAGTCGCCGACGTCGGAGCCGCCCGACGAGCCGCCGGACAACGGCGGTGAAGGTGGAGGTGGAGGTGGCCTCCCGCTCCCGACCACACCTCCGGCCCGTCTCCCGACGCGCTGA
- a CDS encoding aminodeoxychorismate/anthranilate synthase component II, translating to MRILVIDNYDSFVFNLVQYLGQLGADCEVRRNDEISVAEVGQANADGVLLSPGPGSPDRAGVCLDVIREYAGVVPLFGVCLGHQALGEAFGATVAQASELLHGKTSEVRHQGVGVLAGLPEVFTATRYHSLTLVPQTLPDELEVTGWTGSGVVMAMRHRTLPIEGVQFHPESVLTEGGHLMLANWLASCGFPEALERAPALAAEVDARRRTAFSTT from the coding sequence GTGCGCATCCTGGTCATCGACAACTACGACTCGTTCGTCTTCAACCTGGTGCAGTATCTGGGTCAGCTCGGCGCCGACTGCGAGGTGCGTCGCAACGACGAGATCAGCGTCGCGGAGGTCGGGCAGGCGAACGCGGATGGCGTCCTGCTCTCACCCGGGCCGGGTAGTCCGGATCGTGCCGGCGTCTGCCTGGATGTCATCCGGGAGTACGCCGGAGTGGTCCCCCTCTTCGGGGTCTGCCTCGGTCACCAGGCGCTCGGTGAGGCGTTCGGCGCCACCGTCGCCCAGGCCTCGGAACTGCTGCACGGCAAGACCTCCGAGGTCCGGCACCAGGGCGTGGGGGTACTGGCCGGCCTACCGGAGGTGTTCACCGCGACCCGCTACCACTCGCTCACTCTCGTGCCGCAGACGTTGCCGGACGAGTTGGAGGTCACCGGTTGGACCGGCTCCGGCGTGGTGATGGCGATGCGCCACCGAACGTTGCCGATCGAGGGGGTGCAGTTTCACCCGGAGTCGGTCCTGACCGAGGGCGGGCACCTCATGCTGGCGAACTGGTTGGCGTCCTGCGGTTTCCCGGAGGCGCTCGAGCGCGCCCCCGCGTTGGCGGCCGAGGTCGATGCACGCCGGCGCACCGCGTTCAGCACCACCTGA
- a CDS encoding class E sortase has translation MTRASESWQPDRDDDQTAFLPRLERPWQQPRHESEQPSSPPGPAPQPPSQPGALPQSGAPSQPGALPQPGAPSQPPGSTGTPQRPPTQSPWHAAAPASTPPAGSAFDAAYPPTPPAADRPLDPPTAAHRNLRPASPPHSSEPAAPSPSPSPVNPRRPAWEGTSSTADAPTALIPTTPLRTAAPNASPAPNASPARSAGAAPGAGAAPDATPGTSPTADPAATALIPRVASHTPPALDSTALMGAVPQPPRDADSTADSATPEPAQPRRGERVVKLRPEQSALGYKSVYSELTRPTFRSRLRTGVRAAGEVLITFGIVVLLFAGYEIWGKSVIVNAHQNDLSQQLAEAWGPTGDPTVTPSAASSSASAPPTVQGIPIAGLYIPRLDKNWIVVEGVTQKDLRYAPGHYPTSALPGQLGNFSIAGHRNRATFWRLDELDDGDVIVAEDRDEWHVYRVTRNHVVKPSEVAVVAPVPGEPGAEPTDAMLTLTTCHPKFDNYERLIIHAKLDRTQAKSAGRPAELGG, from the coding sequence ATGACCCGGGCATCGGAGAGCTGGCAACCTGATCGGGACGACGACCAGACGGCGTTCCTGCCGCGGCTGGAGCGTCCCTGGCAGCAGCCCCGGCACGAGTCGGAGCAGCCGTCGTCCCCGCCCGGACCCGCGCCCCAACCGCCGAGCCAGCCGGGCGCACTGCCCCAGTCGGGCGCGCCGAGCCAACCGGGCGCCCTGCCCCAGCCGGGCGCGCCGAGCCAGCCACCGGGGTCAACCGGAACGCCGCAGCGCCCACCGACTCAGTCGCCGTGGCACGCGGCCGCTCCCGCCTCCACCCCTCCAGCCGGCTCGGCCTTCGACGCTGCGTACCCGCCCACGCCGCCGGCGGCCGACCGGCCACTCGACCCGCCGACCGCAGCCCACCGGAATCTTCGGCCCGCATCCCCGCCACACTCGTCGGAACCGGCCGCCCCTTCCCCCTCGCCGAGCCCGGTCAACCCACGCCGGCCCGCGTGGGAGGGCACCTCATCGACGGCTGACGCCCCCACCGCGCTCATCCCCACGACACCGCTGCGGACCGCAGCCCCGAATGCCAGTCCCGCCCCGAATGCCAGTCCAGCCCGGAGTGCCGGCGCGGCCCCTGGTGCCGGTGCAGCCCCTGATGCCACCCCGGGCACCAGCCCCACCGCCGATCCGGCGGCCACCGCGCTCATCCCGCGGGTGGCCAGCCACACGCCTCCGGCACTCGACTCCACCGCCCTGATGGGCGCCGTGCCCCAGCCACCCCGCGACGCCGACTCCACGGCCGACTCCGCCACCCCCGAGCCGGCCCAGCCGCGCCGGGGTGAGCGGGTGGTCAAGCTACGCCCAGAGCAGTCCGCCCTCGGCTACAAGAGCGTCTACTCGGAGCTGACCCGGCCGACGTTCCGGTCCCGCCTCCGCACCGGCGTCCGCGCCGCCGGTGAGGTGCTCATCACCTTCGGCATAGTGGTGCTCCTCTTCGCCGGGTACGAGATCTGGGGGAAGTCGGTGATCGTCAACGCCCACCAGAACGACCTCAGCCAGCAGCTCGCCGAGGCGTGGGGGCCAACCGGTGACCCGACTGTGACGCCCTCCGCCGCTTCCTCGTCCGCCTCCGCGCCACCGACGGTGCAGGGCATTCCGATCGCCGGCCTGTACATCCCGCGGCTCGACAAAAACTGGATCGTCGTCGAGGGAGTGACCCAGAAGGACCTCCGATACGCTCCGGGCCACTACCCGACGAGCGCCCTCCCCGGCCAGCTCGGCAACTTCTCCATCGCCGGGCACCGGAACCGGGCCACCTTCTGGCGACTTGACGAGTTGGACGACGGCGACGTGATCGTTGCCGAGGATCGGGACGAGTGGCACGTCTACCGCGTCACCCGCAACCACGTCGTCAAGCCGAGCGAGGTGGCGGTGGTGGCACCGGTTCCCGGCGAGCCGGGCGCCGAGCCGACCGACGCGATGCTCACCCTGACCACCTGCCACCCGAAGTTCGACAACTACGAACGCCTGATCATCCACGCGAAGCTGGACCGGACGCAGGCCAAGTCGGCGGGCCGCCCGGCGGAACTGGGGGGCTGA
- a CDS encoding DUF881 domain-containing protein — translation MEYTSGAASWRKVLRRVVAALIQRPRQRRLGWPVGVPLIAAAAGLLFTTTATTAGGTTLREDRRPQLNQLIQDRHTEVAASEQRAAELRATVEARTNALAGSDGTIQQQQERAAASQEPAGFTALTGLGVTVELDDAPRRNDGSLPTGVTNHDLVVHQGDVQAVVNALWAGGAEAMSIMDVRVLATSAVRCVGNTLLLHGRVYSPPFKIVAIGDPAALQRALAESEGVRLFRDLANTYKLGYKETVSTVSVPAFDGSAALRWATVPE, via the coding sequence GTGGAATACACATCCGGCGCGGCCTCCTGGCGGAAGGTACTCCGGCGGGTCGTCGCCGCCCTCATCCAACGCCCGCGGCAGCGCCGACTCGGCTGGCCGGTCGGCGTACCGTTGATCGCCGCCGCGGCCGGACTTCTCTTCACCACCACCGCTACCACCGCCGGGGGCACCACCCTGCGCGAGGACCGGCGCCCTCAGCTCAACCAGCTCATCCAGGACCGCCACACCGAGGTAGCGGCCAGCGAGCAGCGGGCGGCAGAGCTCCGCGCGACGGTTGAGGCCCGCACCAACGCCCTCGCCGGTTCCGACGGGACGATCCAGCAGCAGCAGGAGCGGGCGGCGGCCAGCCAGGAGCCGGCCGGATTCACCGCCCTCACCGGCCTCGGAGTGACCGTGGAGCTCGACGACGCGCCGAGACGCAACGACGGCAGCCTGCCCACCGGCGTTACCAACCACGACCTGGTGGTGCACCAAGGTGACGTACAGGCCGTGGTGAACGCCCTCTGGGCCGGCGGCGCGGAGGCGATGTCAATCATGGATGTCCGCGTGCTCGCCACAAGCGCGGTACGCTGCGTTGGTAACACCCTGCTGCTCCATGGCCGGGTGTATTCCCCTCCATTCAAGATCGTAGCGATCGGCGACCCCGCCGCCCTCCAGCGGGCACTCGCCGAGTCCGAGGGAGTCCGGTTGTTCAGGGACCTGGCGAACACCTACAAGCTGGGCTATAAGGAGACGGTCTCCACCGTGTCAGTACCGGCGTTCGATGGCTCCGCCGCACTCCGTTGGGCGACGGTGCCCGAATGA
- a CDS encoding cell division protein CrgA — protein sequence MPKSQVRKKKVYTPPTDVRPTATAATRKPSPVWLPATAVTLIVAGIGWLVVYYLSEQEYPVMSWGYWNLAVGFGAMVGSLILLSRWR from the coding sequence GTGCCCAAGTCTCAGGTCCGTAAGAAGAAGGTGTACACCCCGCCGACGGACGTGCGTCCGACGGCGACGGCGGCGACGCGCAAGCCTAGCCCGGTCTGGTTGCCGGCCACGGCGGTCACACTCATCGTCGCCGGCATCGGCTGGTTGGTGGTCTACTACCTCTCCGAGCAGGAGTATCCGGTCATGTCGTGGGGTTACTGGAACCTCGCGGTGGGCTTCGGCGCAATGGTCGGCTCCCTGATCCTGCTCTCACGCTGGCGTTGA
- a CDS encoding (Fe-S)-binding protein: protein MGSVQIVTTIVAAAITAVAVWLAVRAVMKMVAVIRLGQPDPARFTDWATRTKTMLAETAGHTRMLRWSLVGAAHWFVMVGFIVLSLLVLEAYFEVVSPTGGLPLIGSWAVYGLVTEALGVFGIASILVLIAIRVRNRPTRPGGRSRFTGSTMWQGYFVEAVILGVLVMGFLIRGFKVATDHFEYPVWATPLSHAVGGLLPDWEAGVSIAAVIKIAISMAWLIVISLNVTMGVAWHRFLAFPNIFFKRNPGRPGSGLGALRPMTSNGELLDFEEADPEKDQFGVAQVEQFTWKGLLDFSTCTECGRCQSQCPAWNTGKPLSPKLLVLSLRDHAYAKAPYLLAGGGKDLTGAEKAADGQLAHVDALALAEAEKPLIGGVEESGVIDPDVLWSCTTCGACVEQCPVDIEHVDHIVDMRRYQMLIESSFPSEAGVMLRNLENKGNPWGAPQNTREDWTKGLDFEVPRVGEVDDFEYLFWVGCAGAFEDRAKKTTRAVATLLHEAGVSFAILGEGETCSGDPARRIGNEFVFQMLAQQNVETLNEAFDGREKSQRKIVATCPHCFNTLGNEYGQLGGEFEVVHHTQLLAHLVATGALTPVQPIDGGVTYHDPCYLGRHNRVFAPPREVLGTAVQGEVTEMPRNSERSFCCGAGGARMWMEEKIGKRINVDRVEEAMSTGAATVAVGCPFCSTMLNDGVNGKGAGEQVEVVDVASVLLRSVRPEQPQADQKSDERVAG, encoded by the coding sequence ATGGGCAGCGTCCAGATCGTCACCACGATCGTCGCGGCCGCCATCACCGCTGTGGCGGTGTGGCTCGCCGTGCGGGCAGTCATGAAGATGGTGGCCGTGATCCGGCTGGGCCAGCCGGACCCGGCCCGCTTCACCGACTGGGCCACGCGGACGAAGACGATGCTGGCGGAGACCGCGGGGCATACCCGGATGCTCCGCTGGAGTCTCGTGGGTGCCGCGCACTGGTTCGTGATGGTCGGGTTCATCGTGCTGTCACTGCTGGTGCTGGAGGCGTACTTCGAGGTCGTCTCCCCGACCGGCGGGCTCCCGCTGATCGGGAGCTGGGCGGTCTACGGTCTCGTCACCGAAGCGCTCGGCGTCTTCGGCATCGCCAGCATCCTGGTGTTGATCGCGATCCGGGTGCGCAACCGCCCAACCCGGCCCGGTGGAAGGTCCCGGTTCACCGGCTCGACCATGTGGCAGGGCTACTTCGTCGAGGCCGTCATTCTCGGCGTCCTGGTGATGGGCTTTCTCATCCGGGGCTTCAAGGTCGCTACCGATCACTTCGAGTACCCGGTCTGGGCGACGCCGCTCAGCCACGCGGTCGGCGGCCTGCTGCCGGACTGGGAGGCCGGGGTCAGCATCGCCGCCGTCATCAAGATCGCGATTTCGATGGCCTGGCTGATCGTGATTTCGCTGAACGTGACCATGGGTGTCGCCTGGCACCGCTTCCTGGCCTTCCCCAACATCTTCTTCAAGCGCAACCCGGGTCGGCCCGGCTCTGGGCTCGGTGCCCTGCGGCCGATGACCAGTAACGGCGAACTCCTCGACTTCGAGGAGGCGGATCCGGAGAAGGACCAGTTCGGCGTCGCCCAGGTCGAGCAGTTCACCTGGAAGGGGCTGCTGGACTTCAGTACCTGCACCGAGTGCGGTCGCTGCCAGTCCCAGTGCCCGGCGTGGAACACCGGTAAGCCGCTGTCACCGAAGCTGTTGGTGCTCAGCCTTCGCGATCACGCCTACGCAAAGGCCCCGTACCTACTGGCCGGCGGTGGCAAGGACCTGACCGGTGCAGAGAAGGCCGCCGACGGGCAGCTCGCCCATGTTGACGCGCTGGCGCTCGCCGAGGCGGAGAAGCCATTGATCGGCGGCGTCGAGGAGTCCGGTGTCATCGACCCGGACGTGCTCTGGTCCTGCACGACCTGCGGGGCCTGCGTCGAGCAGTGCCCGGTCGACATCGAGCACGTCGATCACATTGTCGACATGCGCCGTTACCAGATGCTCATCGAGTCCAGCTTCCCCTCGGAGGCCGGGGTGATGCTGCGCAACCTGGAGAACAAGGGCAACCCGTGGGGCGCCCCGCAGAACACCCGGGAGGACTGGACCAAGGGCCTCGACTTCGAGGTGCCGCGGGTCGGCGAGGTTGACGACTTCGAGTACCTGTTCTGGGTTGGCTGCGCCGGAGCCTTCGAGGACCGGGCGAAGAAGACCACCCGGGCCGTCGCCACGTTGCTCCACGAGGCCGGCGTCTCCTTCGCCATCCTGGGCGAGGGGGAGACGTGCTCCGGCGATCCGGCCCGCCGGATCGGCAACGAGTTCGTCTTCCAGATGCTCGCGCAGCAGAACGTGGAGACGCTGAACGAGGCGTTTGACGGCCGAGAGAAGAGCCAACGCAAGATCGTCGCTACCTGTCCGCACTGCTTCAACACCCTGGGCAACGAGTACGGGCAACTCGGTGGTGAGTTCGAGGTTGTGCACCACACCCAGCTCCTGGCCCACCTGGTGGCCACCGGCGCGCTGACCCCGGTACAGCCGATCGACGGCGGTGTGACCTACCACGATCCCTGCTACCTGGGCCGGCACAACCGGGTCTTCGCTCCGCCGCGTGAGGTGCTCGGAACGGCGGTCCAGGGCGAGGTCACCGAGATGCCGCGGAACAGTGAACGCTCCTTCTGCTGTGGTGCCGGCGGCGCCCGCATGTGGATGGAGGAGAAGATCGGTAAGCGGATCAACGTGGATCGGGTCGAGGAGGCCATGTCAACCGGCGCAGCGACGGTCGCGGTCGGCTGCCCGTTCTGCTCGACGATGCTCAATGACGGCGTGAACGGTAAGGGCGCCGGCGAGCAGGTCGAGGTGGTGGACGTGGCGAGCGTCCTGCTCCGGTCGGTGCGGCCGGAACAGCCGCAGGCCGACCAGAAGAGCGACGAGCGGGTCGCGGGCTGA